In Sphingomonas panacisoli, one genomic interval encodes:
- the lepB gene encoding signal peptidase I, with amino-acid sequence MSEELALNDDQIGGPAEQTATPGKRRFAISGRAVWREIRGIFWLVLAVLAFHSFVAKPFYIPSESMLPGLQVGDQLVVTKYPYGWSFISPTLPNPVAMWKDLVLKQPQESWGVQLPFVKGRLFGRLPERGDVVIVTPPGRNQDYIKRVIGLPGDTIEVRGGTVLINNVAVKRGPMHNLLVPIDANTTCNDVPGGRRTVNGKAYCQLPLVRETLPNGRSYETVDLGYSDGDFYGPVKIPADRIFLMGDNRDRSADSRVPLALQGLGGPVPWEYVGGRAEFITFSKNGQATWNPLTWWGGLRGGRAGTSLHPARDK; translated from the coding sequence ATGAGTGAAGAGTTGGCGTTGAACGACGATCAGATCGGCGGGCCTGCCGAGCAGACCGCGACACCAGGCAAGCGGCGATTCGCGATCAGCGGCAGAGCGGTATGGCGCGAAATCCGCGGCATCTTCTGGCTCGTGCTCGCGGTGCTGGCGTTCCACAGCTTCGTCGCCAAGCCCTTCTACATCCCGTCCGAATCGATGCTGCCGGGCCTGCAGGTCGGCGATCAATTGGTCGTGACCAAATATCCCTACGGTTGGTCGTTCATCTCCCCCACGCTGCCCAATCCCGTCGCGATGTGGAAGGATCTGGTGCTCAAGCAGCCGCAGGAAAGCTGGGGCGTGCAATTGCCGTTCGTGAAGGGGCGGCTGTTCGGGCGCCTGCCGGAACGCGGCGATGTCGTCATCGTGACGCCGCCGGGGCGCAACCAGGATTATATCAAGCGCGTCATCGGTCTGCCCGGCGATACGATCGAAGTGCGCGGCGGCACGGTGCTGATCAACAATGTGGCGGTGAAGCGCGGGCCGATGCATAACCTGCTGGTGCCGATCGACGCCAACACGACCTGCAACGACGTGCCGGGCGGCCGCCGCACGGTGAATGGCAAGGCGTATTGCCAGTTGCCGCTGGTGCGCGAGACCTTGCCCAACGGCCGCAGCTACGAGACGGTCGACCTGGGTTATTCCGACGGCGACTTTTACGGACCGGTCAAGATACCCGCCGACCGGATCTTCCTCATGGGCGACAATCGCGATCGATCGGCCGACAGCCGCGTACCGCTCGCGTTGCAGGGCCTCGGCGGTCCGGTGCCGTGGGAATATGTCGGCGGGCGCGCCGAGTTCATCACCTTCAGCAAGAACGGCCAGGCGACCTGGAATCCGCTGACCTGGTGGGGCGGCCTGCGCGGTGGCCGCGCCGGTACCTCGCTGCATCCGGCGCGCGACAAGTGA
- the coxB gene encoding cytochrome c oxidase subunit II, translated as MRFIGLKSTMLAVGLMLAGAGHAAPQAANSAATATTPSTATAPAAPAQPVTADVKPAGTTPAAAATPAADPEMLARDGAPELAPTKGIGDAVDGDIGIQPQVTKNGERAKHFHNAILLPVIIAISVFVLFLLLWVVFRFRAAANPVPSKTAHNTTIEVVWTLVPVLILVLLAIPSIGLLSAQFKPPPKDAITLKVTGNQWYWTYTYPDNGGFEITSNLLKEKDEVAPGERAREEADGPRLLAVDNRVVLPVGVPIRLITTSADVIHSWAIPAFWIKLDAVPGRLNETSFTIEKPGLYFGQCSELCGPKHGYMPIAVQAVPLDVYNRWVVAKGGTVAGAAVAPPASDNAAVAATTGPTVNATTAAPTSNQAATANPAGAGNPGN; from the coding sequence ATGCGCTTTATCGGGCTGAAATCTACGATGCTGGCGGTGGGGCTGATGCTCGCCGGCGCCGGCCATGCCGCACCGCAGGCCGCCAACTCGGCCGCCACGGCGACGACGCCATCGACCGCGACCGCGCCGGCGGCCCCTGCGCAGCCGGTGACGGCCGACGTCAAGCCGGCGGGTACGACACCGGCGGCCGCCGCGACTCCGGCAGCCGATCCCGAGATGCTGGCGCGCGACGGCGCCCCCGAACTCGCCCCGACCAAGGGCATCGGCGACGCGGTCGACGGCGATATCGGCATCCAGCCGCAGGTCACCAAGAACGGCGAGCGCGCGAAGCACTTCCACAACGCCATCCTGTTGCCGGTGATCATCGCGATTTCCGTGTTCGTACTGTTCCTGTTGTTGTGGGTCGTCTTCCGCTTCCGCGCGGCCGCCAATCCGGTGCCGTCGAAGACCGCGCACAACACCACGATCGAAGTCGTCTGGACGCTGGTCCCGGTGCTGATCCTGGTGCTGCTCGCGATCCCGTCGATCGGGTTGCTGTCGGCGCAGTTCAAGCCGCCGCCCAAGGACGCCATCACGCTGAAGGTGACGGGCAACCAATGGTATTGGACCTATACCTATCCCGATAATGGCGGGTTCGAGATCACGTCGAACCTGTTGAAGGAAAAGGACGAGGTCGCCCCCGGCGAGCGTGCGCGCGAAGAGGCCGACGGCCCCCGCCTGCTTGCGGTCGACAATCGCGTAGTGCTGCCGGTCGGCGTGCCGATCCGCCTGATCACGACCTCGGCCGACGTCATCCACAGCTGGGCGATCCCGGCGTTCTGGATCAAGCTCGACGCGGTTCCCGGCCGCCTGAACGAGACTAGTTTCACGATCGAGAAGCCTGGCCTCTATTTCGGCCAATGCTCCGAACTGTGCGGGCCGAAGCACGGCTATATGCCGATCGCGGTCCAGGCCGTGCCGCTCGACGTCTATAACCGCTGGGTCGTCGCCAAGGGCGGCACCGTCGCCGGTGCGGCCGTCGCGCCGCCCGCGTCGGACAATGCCGCGGTTGCAGCGACGACCGGTCCGACCGTCAACGCGACGACCGCCGCGCCGACCTCCAATCAAGCCGCGACCGCGAATCCTGCGGGCGCCGGCAACCCCGGAAACTGA
- a CDS encoding pyridoxine 5'-phosphate synthase, which produces MSVSTANSLRLGVNIDHVATVRNARGSGYPDPVRAALLAAEAGADGITAHLREDRRHITDDDIARLSAELPIPLNLEMAATEEMLAIALRHRPHAACIVPEKREERTTEGGLDAAGQHNHLAPMVRALGEANVRVSLFIEPDPRQIEAALSLGAPVVEIHTGRFCELAGEEQAAELRRIADAAALAVKNGIEPHAGHGLTFDNVVPIAAIPQIRELNIGHFLIGEAIFDGLAPVVRRMRALMDEAR; this is translated from the coding sequence ATGAGCGTTTCCACCGCCAACTCGTTACGCCTGGGCGTCAATATCGACCATGTCGCGACCGTCCGGAATGCGCGTGGGTCGGGTTATCCCGATCCGGTGCGCGCGGCGCTGCTCGCAGCGGAGGCGGGGGCGGACGGCATCACCGCGCATCTGCGCGAGGACCGCCGTCACATCACCGACGACGATATCGCACGGCTGTCGGCGGAGCTGCCGATCCCGCTCAACCTGGAGATGGCGGCGACCGAAGAGATGCTGGCGATCGCGCTGCGCCACCGCCCCCACGCCGCGTGTATCGTCCCCGAAAAGCGCGAGGAACGTACGACCGAGGGCGGGCTCGATGCTGCCGGACAGCACAACCACCTGGCGCCGATGGTTCGCGCGCTGGGCGAGGCGAACGTCCGTGTGTCGCTGTTCATCGAGCCCGATCCGCGCCAGATCGAGGCCGCTCTGAGCCTCGGCGCGCCGGTCGTCGAGATACACACCGGCCGTTTCTGCGAATTGGCGGGCGAGGAACAGGCCGCCGAACTGCGCCGAATCGCCGACGCCGCCGCTTTGGCGGTCAAGAACGGGATAGAGCCGCATGCCGGGCACGGCCTGACCTTCGACAATGTCGTGCCGATCGCCGCGATTCCGCAGATCCGCGAGCTCAATATCGGCCACTTCCTGATCGGCGAGGCGATCTTCGACGGCTTGGCGCCGGTGGTGCGGCGGATGCGCGCGTTGATGGACGAGGCGCGGTGA
- a CDS encoding heme o synthase — protein sequence MTTETIALPADWRDFLALTKPRVMTLVVFTGLCGMLAAPVTVHPVIGFTAILCIALGAGAAGALNQWYEADLDAKMRRTAGRPLPAGRMDKQSALHFGVGLGAFSVLLMGLAVNVLAGGILAASILFYVLVYTVWLKPRTPQNIVIGGAAGAFPPLIGWAAATGGLAPLPVLLFALVFLWTPPHFWALALFVKTDYANAGIPMLPVVAGERATRTQIGLYTIPMAVAAIVPWPLKLTGAIYGVVAIVATAWFALLALRVATRSTQESDTMRPEKRLFAFSIVYLFVLFGAVVVDRWLA from the coding sequence ATGACGACCGAGACGATTGCCCTGCCCGCCGACTGGCGCGATTTCCTGGCGCTGACCAAGCCGCGCGTGATGACGCTCGTCGTGTTCACCGGGTTGTGCGGCATGCTCGCCGCGCCGGTGACGGTGCATCCGGTGATCGGGTTCACCGCGATCCTGTGCATCGCGCTCGGCGCCGGGGCGGCGGGGGCGCTCAACCAATGGTATGAGGCGGATCTCGACGCCAAGATGCGGCGGACGGCTGGCCGGCCGCTGCCCGCCGGGCGGATGGACAAGCAATCGGCGCTGCATTTCGGCGTCGGGCTTGGCGCGTTTTCGGTGCTGCTGATGGGGCTCGCGGTGAACGTGCTCGCCGGCGGCATCCTCGCGGCCTCGATCCTGTTCTACGTTTTGGTCTATACCGTGTGGCTCAAGCCCCGCACGCCGCAGAACATCGTCATCGGCGGCGCGGCGGGCGCGTTCCCGCCGCTGATCGGCTGGGCGGCGGCGACCGGCGGCCTGGCGCCGTTGCCGGTCTTGCTGTTCGCACTCGTATTCCTGTGGACGCCGCCGCATTTCTGGGCGCTGGCGCTGTTCGTGAAGACCGACTACGCCAATGCCGGCATCCCGATGTTGCCCGTCGTCGCCGGGGAGCGCGCGACCCGGACGCAGATCGGGCTCTACACGATTCCGATGGCGGTGGCAGCGATCGTGCCGTGGCCGCTCAAGCTGACCGGCGCGATCTACGGCGTGGTGGCGATCGTCGCGACCGCGTGGTTCGCGTTGCTGGCGCTCCGCGTCGCGACGCGATCGACGCAGGAAAGCGACACGATGCGCCCCGAAAAGCGGCTGTTCGCGTTCTCGATCGTCTATCTATTTGTCCTGTTCGGCGCGGTGGTCGTCGACCGGTGGCTGGCATGA
- the maiA gene encoding maleylacetoacetate isomerase produces the protein MIRLYDYWRSSASYRVRIALAMKHVDYERHDVNLLAGEQGDDANRARNAQGFVPTLDVDGQTIGQSLAIIDYLDATYPDPPMVPRDPLARAHTLQRALVIAADIHPVNNLRILKRLGAMGIDQAGRDEWYRHWIAEGFAALEALAGDGPYLGGDAPDLSDVCLVPQMYNARRLETPLDAYPKLVAIDAALTALPAFAAAHPDKFSPA, from the coding sequence ATGATCCGGCTCTACGATTACTGGCGCTCCTCGGCGAGCTATCGCGTCCGCATCGCGCTGGCGATGAAGCATGTCGATTATGAACGCCACGACGTGAATCTGCTGGCGGGCGAGCAGGGCGACGACGCCAATCGCGCGCGCAACGCACAGGGGTTCGTGCCGACGCTCGACGTGGACGGGCAGACGATCGGCCAAAGTCTCGCGATCATCGACTATCTCGACGCGACCTATCCCGATCCGCCGATGGTGCCGCGCGATCCGCTGGCGCGGGCGCATACGCTGCAGCGCGCGCTGGTGATCGCCGCCGACATTCATCCGGTGAACAATCTGCGCATCCTCAAGCGGCTCGGCGCGATGGGGATCGATCAGGCTGGGCGCGACGAGTGGTATCGGCACTGGATCGCCGAAGGATTCGCCGCGCTGGAGGCGTTGGCAGGCGACGGGCCGTATCTGGGCGGCGACGCGCCCGATCTGTCGGACGTCTGCCTGGTGCCGCAGATGTACAATGCACGGCGGCTGGAAACGCCGCTCGATGCCTATCCCAAACTGGTCGCGATCGACGCCGCCCTGACCGCGCTGCCCGCCTTCGCGGCCGCGCATCCGGACAAGTTCAGCCCTGCATAA
- a CDS encoding glycosyltransferase → MLSPYGPVRIFTFAKSLHNGGVERALLRLIHGWVDAGHRVTLALGTSDGPHAGELPAGVELVQIDGAYFNLIAALPGLVRRADPAIVFCPGNHYSGAAAWLKARLGRDCPPIVAKVSNRLDRDDQHFPVRQGYRVWLRAHPGFIDHMVAMTPAMADETVAMTGIGADRVSVIANPPGLSGSGAPTPPINGSDYLIGIGRLAPQKRWDRAIAALADVARADTKLLILGEGEERPALERQVAALGLDDRVRLPGYASDPRPALASARALVLTSDFEGVPGVLQESLAVGTPVVTTDSSVAIRELVADPRHGSIVPTGDDRALVAALDHWLTPGRPRPDPVPERGHDSVERYVRLFEELILERRLMQG, encoded by the coding sequence ATGCTCAGTCCTTACGGACCCGTAAGAATCTTCACGTTCGCGAAATCGCTGCATAACGGCGGTGTCGAGCGCGCCTTGCTGCGCTTGATCCACGGGTGGGTCGATGCCGGGCATCGCGTGACGCTGGCGCTGGGTACGAGCGATGGTCCTCATGCCGGTGAGTTGCCCGCAGGGGTCGAACTGGTTCAGATCGACGGGGCCTATTTCAATTTGATCGCGGCGCTGCCCGGCTTGGTACGTCGCGCCGACCCCGCGATCGTTTTCTGCCCCGGCAATCATTATTCGGGGGCCGCCGCGTGGTTGAAGGCGCGGCTGGGGCGGGATTGTCCGCCGATCGTGGCCAAGGTTTCCAACCGGCTCGACCGCGATGACCAGCATTTCCCCGTACGACAGGGCTATCGCGTCTGGCTCCGCGCGCATCCAGGATTCATCGACCATATGGTGGCGATGACGCCGGCGATGGCGGACGAAACCGTCGCGATGACCGGCATCGGCGCCGATCGCGTCAGTGTCATCGCCAACCCGCCCGGTCTGTCGGGCAGCGGCGCGCCGACCCCGCCCATCAACGGCAGCGACTATCTGATCGGTATCGGCCGGCTGGCGCCGCAGAAACGCTGGGACCGGGCGATCGCCGCGCTGGCGGACGTCGCGCGCGCGGATACCAAACTGTTGATCCTCGGCGAGGGCGAGGAACGGCCCGCGCTCGAACGGCAAGTCGCCGCGCTGGGACTGGACGATCGCGTGCGGTTGCCCGGTTATGCCAGCGATCCGCGGCCGGCCTTGGCCAGCGCCCGCGCGCTGGTGTTGACCTCGGATTTCGAGGGCGTGCCCGGCGTGCTCCAGGAATCGCTCGCGGTCGGCACGCCGGTGGTGACTACCGATTCGAGCGTCGCGATCCGCGAACTCGTCGCCGACCCGCGCCATGGCAGCATCGTCCCGACGGGTGACGACCGCGCGCTCGTCGCCGCGCTCGATCATTGGCTGACCCCGGGCCGTCCGCGCCCCGACCCGGTGCCAGAGCGGGGCCACGATTCGGTCGAGCGCTACGTCCGGTTGTTCGAGGAACTGATACTCGAACGCCGGCTTATGCAGGGCTGA
- the ctaD gene encoding cytochrome c oxidase subunit I: MSDIALTPERFEAHHDDHAHHDADHKPGFFARWFMSTNHKDIGTLYLIFAITAGIIGGAISGLMRIELASPHLQYLGTWANYLNHLRGGGDVNVDQAKHLWNVLVTAHGLIMVFFMVMPAMIGGFGNWFVPLMIGAPDMAFPRMNNISFWLLVPSFSLLLASPFFGGADGGAGTGWTVYAPLSTQEAGPSTDMAILSLHLAGASSILGAINFITTIFNMRAPGMTLHKMPLFVWSVLVTAFLLLLALPVLAAAITMLLTDRNFGTTFFQAEGGGDPILYQHLFWFFGHPEVYIMILPGFGMISQIIATFSKKPVFGYLGMAYAMVAIGVVGFIVWAHHMFTTGLSVNTKMYFTAATMVIAVPTGIKIFSWIATMWGGSISFKTPMVWAMGFIFMFTVGGVTGVVLANGGVDDYMQDTYYVVAHFHYVLSLGAVFSLFAGFYYWFPKMSGRMYSEFLGQLHFWVFFAGVNILFFPMHFLGLQGQPRRMPDFQDGLAYWNHIASAWGYSIMAAGMVIFFVNILWSLFAGKKAPDNPWGSGATTLEWTLSSPPPYHQFETLPVIDEGDSHHH; the protein is encoded by the coding sequence ATGAGCGACATCGCCCTCACCCCCGAGCGCTTCGAGGCGCATCATGACGATCACGCGCATCACGACGCCGATCACAAGCCGGGTTTCTTCGCGCGTTGGTTCATGTCGACCAACCACAAGGATATCGGGACGCTGTACCTGATCTTCGCGATCACCGCGGGGATCATCGGCGGCGCGATTTCGGGCCTGATGCGGATCGAGCTCGCCTCGCCGCATCTCCAGTATCTCGGCACCTGGGCGAACTACCTCAACCATCTGCGCGGCGGCGGCGACGTCAATGTCGACCAGGCCAAGCATCTGTGGAATGTGCTGGTGACGGCACACGGCCTGATCATGGTGTTCTTCATGGTCATGCCGGCGATGATCGGCGGGTTCGGCAACTGGTTCGTGCCGCTGATGATCGGCGCGCCGGACATGGCGTTCCCGCGCATGAACAACATCTCGTTCTGGCTGCTGGTGCCCAGCTTCTCGCTGCTGCTGGCGTCGCCGTTCTTCGGCGGTGCGGACGGCGGCGCCGGGACGGGCTGGACGGTCTATGCGCCGCTTTCGACGCAAGAAGCAGGGCCGTCGACCGACATGGCGATCCTGTCGCTCCACTTGGCGGGCGCGAGTTCGATCCTGGGCGCGATCAACTTCATCACGACGATCTTCAACATGCGCGCGCCGGGCATGACGCTGCACAAGATGCCGCTGTTCGTGTGGTCGGTGCTGGTCACCGCCTTCCTGCTGCTGCTCGCGCTGCCGGTGCTCGCGGCGGCGATCACGATGCTGCTGACAGATCGGAACTTCGGCACGACCTTCTTCCAGGCGGAAGGCGGCGGCGACCCGATCCTGTACCAGCATCTGTTCTGGTTCTTCGGTCACCCCGAAGTGTACATCATGATCCTGCCGGGCTTCGGCATGATCAGCCAGATCATCGCGACCTTCTCGAAAAAGCCGGTGTTCGGCTATCTCGGCATGGCCTACGCCATGGTCGCGATCGGCGTGGTCGGGTTCATCGTGTGGGCGCACCACATGTTTACGACGGGTCTGTCGGTGAACACGAAGATGTACTTCACCGCGGCGACGATGGTCATCGCGGTGCCGACCGGCATCAAGATCTTCTCGTGGATCGCGACGATGTGGGGCGGCTCGATCAGCTTCAAGACTCCGATGGTCTGGGCGATGGGCTTCATCTTCATGTTCACCGTCGGCGGCGTGACCGGCGTCGTCCTCGCCAATGGCGGCGTCGACGATTACATGCAGGACACCTACTACGTCGTGGCGCACTTCCACTACGTGCTGTCGCTCGGGGCGGTGTTCTCGCTGTTCGCCGGTTTCTACTACTGGTTCCCGAAAATGTCGGGGCGGATGTACAGCGAGTTCCTGGGCCAGCTGCACTTCTGGGTGTTCTTCGCCGGCGTGAACATCCTGTTCTTCCCGATGCACTTCCTGGGCCTGCAGGGTCAGCCGCGCCGCATGCCCGATTTCCAGGACGGCCTGGCCTATTGGAACCACATCGCATCGGCCTGGGGCTATTCGATCATGGCGGCGGGGATGGTGATCTTCTTCGTCAACATCCTGTGGTCGCTGTTTGCGGGCAAGAAGGCGCCCGACAATCCCTGGGGTTCGGGGGCGACGACGCTCGAATGGACGCTGTCGAGCCCGCCGCCGTATCACCAGTTCGAGACGTTGCCCGTTATAGACGAGGGCGATTCCCATCATCACTGA
- a CDS encoding AI-2E family transporter yields the protein MRLELRRAGIWLGLAAVMALVVILIQPILVILAGLVFASMLDGGVRLLGRYLKIGRGWRLLIVVVLTVLFIGLTVYKTGAGIVIQFQQLQATLTVQFDRLSHWAAAQGFLPGADDLKGLAQQAMGSVGKLTSWIGTALGAITTLFMIMVIGLFVAMEPKLYDRGLQWMVPSDQRAEFAITLERMAKQLRRLLAGRLAGMAFEGLFMWLALALAGIPMALVLGIITGMLAFIPNIGAFISGVLMISVGFSAGMDKGLLAILIYFGVQTFDGWVVIPLVAKKTVDLPPALTLSTQILFSTLFGILGLALADPLTAMIKVAMERNSERAMETSPAPAPNPPRRRRTRAKKA from the coding sequence ATGCGCCTGGAGTTGAGGCGCGCGGGCATCTGGCTGGGGCTCGCCGCGGTGATGGCGCTTGTGGTGATCCTGATCCAGCCGATCCTGGTCATCCTGGCGGGGCTGGTATTCGCATCGATGCTCGACGGCGGGGTTCGGTTGCTCGGGCGTTACCTGAAGATCGGGCGCGGCTGGCGGCTGTTGATCGTGGTGGTGCTCACCGTGCTGTTCATCGGCCTGACCGTCTACAAGACCGGCGCCGGGATCGTCATCCAGTTCCAGCAACTCCAGGCGACCCTGACGGTGCAGTTCGACCGGCTGTCGCACTGGGCCGCCGCGCAGGGTTTCCTGCCGGGCGCCGACGACCTCAAGGGGCTGGCACAGCAAGCGATGGGCTCGGTCGGCAAGCTGACGAGTTGGATCGGCACCGCACTGGGCGCGATCACCACATTGTTCATGATCATGGTGATCGGCTTGTTCGTCGCGATGGAGCCCAAGCTCTACGATCGCGGGCTGCAATGGATGGTCCCGAGCGACCAGCGCGCCGAATTCGCCATCACGCTCGAACGGATGGCGAAGCAGCTGCGCCGCCTGCTCGCCGGCCGTCTGGCGGGGATGGCCTTCGAAGGGCTGTTCATGTGGCTCGCGCTGGCGCTGGCCGGCATCCCGATGGCGCTGGTGCTGGGCATCATCACCGGCATGCTCGCCTTCATCCCCAATATCGGCGCGTTCATCAGCGGCGTGCTGATGATCTCGGTCGGGTTCTCGGCCGGAATGGACAAGGGGCTGCTCGCGATCCTGATCTATTTCGGGGTGCAGACATTCGACGGCTGGGTGGTGATTCCGCTGGTCGCGAAAAAGACCGTCGATTTGCCGCCGGCGCTGACGCTGTCGACGCAGATTCTGTTTTCGACCTTGTTCGGTATCCTCGGCCTGGCGCTCGCCGATCCGCTGACCGCGATGATCAAGGTCGCGATGGAGCGCAATTCGGAACGCGCGATGGAAACCTCACCCGCCCCCGCCCCCAACCCGCCGCGACGACGGCGAACGCGAGCGAAGAAGGCATGA
- the acpS gene encoding holo-ACP synthase, whose protein sequence is MIIGLGSDLCNIERIQNSLDRFGERFEQRVFTETERAKGNRRPFTKAGTLAKRFAAKEAFSKAVGTGFKAGVFMKDIGVVNAPSGKPTLALTGGAKARLDAMTPAGHVAHIHITLTDDHPWAQAFVVIEALPAPATGS, encoded by the coding sequence GTGATCATCGGGCTCGGCTCCGATCTGTGCAATATCGAGCGCATCCAGAATTCGCTCGACCGGTTCGGCGAGCGGTTCGAGCAGCGGGTCTTCACCGAGACAGAGCGCGCCAAAGGCAACCGGCGACCGTTCACCAAGGCGGGAACGCTGGCCAAGCGCTTCGCCGCCAAGGAAGCTTTTTCCAAAGCGGTCGGCACCGGATTCAAGGCCGGCGTATTCATGAAGGATATCGGCGTCGTCAACGCGCCCAGCGGCAAGCCGACGCTCGCCTTGACCGGCGGCGCCAAGGCCCGGCTTGACGCGATGACCCCGGCGGGCCACGTGGCGCACATCCATATCACCCTGACCGACGATCATCCCTGGGCGCAGGCGTTCGTCGTGATCGAGGCGCTGCCCGCGCCCGCTACCGGATCCTAG
- a CDS encoding cytochrome c oxidase assembly protein: protein MTGTRRTVLFLALGVCFMSGLAWASVPLYRMFCQVTGLNGTTGRGVRAPGAVDGKITVAFDTNVSPQLKWKFKPEAESETIDIGARDMAFFTATNTSNRTLTGTATFNVTPAQAGVYFKKIQCFCFTQQTLKPGETQRMPVIFYVDPAILKDPDARDIQTITLSYTFYPVDSGKTPS, encoded by the coding sequence ATGACCGGCACGCGGCGCACCGTCCTGTTCCTGGCGCTGGGGGTCTGCTTCATGAGCGGGCTCGCCTGGGCCAGCGTGCCGCTGTACCGCATGTTCTGCCAGGTTACCGGCCTCAACGGCACCACGGGACGCGGCGTGCGCGCGCCTGGCGCGGTCGACGGCAAGATTACCGTCGCGTTCGACACCAACGTGTCGCCTCAGCTCAAGTGGAAGTTCAAGCCCGAGGCCGAATCCGAGACGATCGACATTGGCGCGCGCGACATGGCGTTCTTCACCGCGACCAACACGTCGAACCGGACGCTGACCGGTACCGCGACGTTCAATGTCACCCCGGCGCAGGCGGGCGTCTATTTCAAGAAAATCCAGTGCTTCTGCTTCACCCAGCAGACGCTTAAACCCGGCGAGACGCAGCGCATGCCGGTGATCTTCTACGTCGATCCGGCAATCCTGAAGGACCCGGATGCGCGCGACATCCAGACCATCACGCTCAGTTACACGTTTTACCCGGTGGATTCCGGCAAAACTCCTAGCTAG
- a CDS encoding glycosyltransferase: MRIVDVNEFYSPTGGGVRTYIDRKMALMAEMGHELICIACGRDKEYVDERVGGGKVIYLKSPGLPFDKNYGLFSKRDPIWRLLDELDPDVVETSSPWRPAWIVGQWQGRALKSFFMHNDNIAAYPMRWLEGLAPPEQIEDACFIYAQYMNRFLDMYDTVVTNGPALQKRLLRRGVRIDTAMTLGIERSHFSPDLRDERLRAAMLRQLDLPPEGHLLLGLGRHHGEKRWPMVVDAVERAGAGLPVGLMLLGTGPESKRIEARIAGSPHIKMFRPVYDRPELARIMASCDALIHGSEAEPFGLVASEAMASGLPLIVPNTGGCAEAADPLTSEKYAPRDAADAALAIERMFAREPAILRKAARVAAGRVRTDREHTVDLMDYYADRIAEKAGQRARLVA, from the coding sequence ATGCGGATCGTCGATGTCAACGAATTCTATTCCCCGACCGGCGGCGGGGTGCGCACCTATATCGACCGCAAGATGGCGCTGATGGCGGAGATGGGTCACGAGCTGATCTGCATCGCCTGCGGCCGCGACAAGGAATATGTCGACGAGCGGGTCGGCGGCGGGAAGGTCATCTATCTCAAGTCTCCGGGGCTGCCGTTCGACAAGAATTACGGGCTGTTCTCGAAGCGCGATCCGATCTGGCGATTGCTCGACGAACTCGATCCCGACGTCGTCGAAACCTCGTCGCCTTGGCGACCCGCCTGGATCGTCGGCCAATGGCAGGGCCGCGCGCTCAAGTCGTTCTTCATGCACAACGACAATATCGCGGCCTATCCGATGCGCTGGCTCGAAGGGCTCGCGCCGCCCGAGCAGATCGAGGACGCCTGTTTCATCTACGCGCAGTACATGAATCGCTTCCTCGATATGTACGATACCGTCGTGACCAACGGCCCGGCGCTGCAGAAGCGGTTGCTGCGGCGCGGGGTGCGGATCGACACCGCGATGACGTTGGGGATCGAACGCAGCCATTTCTCCCCCGATTTGCGCGACGAGCGGTTGCGTGCGGCGATGCTGCGCCAGCTCGATCTGCCGCCCGAGGGGCATTTGCTGCTCGGGCTGGGGCGGCATCATGGCGAGAAGCGCTGGCCGATGGTCGTCGATGCCGTCGAACGCGCCGGCGCGGGGCTGCCGGTCGGGCTGATGCTGCTGGGGACGGGTCCTGAGAGCAAGCGGATCGAGGCGCGGATCGCGGGCAGCCCGCACATCAAGATGTTCCGCCCGGTCTATGATCGCCCCGAACTCGCGCGGATCATGGCGAGCTGCGATGCGCTGATCCACGGATCGGAAGCCGAGCCGTTCGGATTGGTCGCGTCCGAAGCGATGGCGTCGGGCCTGCCGCTGATCGTTCCCAATACCGGCGGATGCGCGGAAGCGGCCGATCCGCTGACGAGCGAGAAATATGCCCCTCGCGACGCGGCCGACGCCGCACTGGCGATCGAGCGGATGTTTGCGCGCGAGCCGGCGATCCTGCGCAAGGCCGCGAGGGTCGCCGCGGGCCGCGTCCGCACCGACCGCGAGCACACGGTCGACCTTATGGACTATTACGCCGACCGGATCGCCGAAAAGGCCGGACAGCGCGCCCGCCTCGTCGCCTGA